CTTCTTCGACACAGTTCGCGGCGAGTGTTACGTGGCGGACACCGGCAACCACCAGGTGGTTGTCTGCGACGAGAACGGAATTCCGCGTTACCGCTTCACGCACTACGTCCCGGCCAACGGCGCAATGGTCCCCGGTGAGCCCAAGTGCATCGCGGTGGATCAGGAGGGCACGATCTACCTGGTAGACGATGCGTCGGAAGACCTCGCGGTGCTGGATCCGACCGGCCGTCTGATCGAGACGATCGTGCCACCGATGGACGACTGCGGCATGGCGGAGAGCTTTGAATATGTGGCACTGGGGCCGGACGGCGTGTACGCCAGCCTGTCGTGCCCGAAGCGGCGCGTGGTGGTTATCGGCGCCGACCTTGAAATTTCCCGCGTGATTCAACTGGCCTGGAAGGATCCTTCCGAGCGGGCGTGTATCACCGGGATTGCGATTGACAGCCAGGGTGGAATTTATGTGACGGACGCCTGTGCGTCCGAAATGGTGCAGATGTACGACGCGAACGGCGGTTTGTTCCGTGCGTTCGGATCTCATGAAACTGGTCTGGAGAACTTCTCTTTCGCTTCCGGCATCGCACTGGCGGGTGATGGCAACATGTGGATCGTGGATACGCTCCGGCATGTTGTGTCGCTCTTCACGCCGGAAGGAACGCGACTCGCAACCCTTGGCGGCAAGGGACTGGAGCCGGGAGCCATGCAGTACCCGACTTCCGTTGCCACCGATGGTGCGGACCGCGTTTTCATTACCGAGAGAGCCGGCAACCGGTATCAGTGCTTCCGCGTGGAAGGCGAAGTGCCTGGTGGCGAACTCCGGAATCAGGATCAACTTGGAATGTTGTTAGAAGAAGTCGGAAACGACTAGGAGGTGATTCGCGTGCGCAGAATCAGTGCGTTGATCGGAATCGTCGCGCTCGTGATCTGTGTGCCTGTGCTGGTAGCGGCTGGTGACTTCCACAGCGGGGCTAGCCTCGTGTGTTCGGATTGTCACGTGATGCACTACAGCCAGTCACACGGGTACGGCAGCGACGGCTCCGGTTTCTTTACGCCCCTCGGCGGTGGAGGTCCTTTTCATTACCTGCTCCGCAACGAGGTCAACGAGCTGTGCCTGACGTGCCATGACGGGTCGAGTTTTGCTCCGGATGTCTACGGGGCGAACGCGAATTCCTATGTGCGCCAGGCTGGCGGGTTGAACAAGGTGGGCGATGCCAACGAGGAGAGCGGTCACACGCTCAATGCCACCGCCACGGCTCCGGGGAGCAATCCCGTGTGGAGCAACGCGGACGGCTTGAACTGTGCGAACTGCCACTTCGTGCACGGTGGGTCATCGTGGCGTAACCTGGCGGGCAACCCGGGTAACTATTCCACCCTGGGCCGCTCGCATTCGTTGGTCACGTATGCCACCGGGACGCAGGACCTGACGAAGGACATCTTCCAGACGGCGGCGGCCCCGATGAACGTGCACTACAGCTACAACAACGTGCAGTTCAACGAGCCGGCCACGGCTGCCTATTTTGAAGGGGCCTATGCCTACTGGTGCAAGGGCTGCCATACCGATTTCCACGGCGCCAAGGGCGACGCGGCAACGGTTGGCGGCGCCACGGGCGAAGAGTGGCTGCGTCACCCCAACGCCGATGCCAACATCGGCGCGCTGGGCGGCGGACACTCGGACCTGGCCACCTTCACCGGCAGGGCCAACAAGGTCCAGGTCATGAGCGCGAGTGGCGTCATCCCGTCGGCGGACAACACGCCGTCGTGCATGTCGTGCCACAAGGCGCATGGCAACCAGAACGGTTTCGGCCTGATCTTCATGGCCGGCACCGGTACGGTGACCGAGCAGGGCGACGACGGCACGTCCGTCCGTGCGACCTGCAAGCAGTGCCACCGCCAGGGCGGTTGATCCGGCTCTGGTGTTAGAGTAGTCTTTATTGGTTCCTCTACGTGGGGGTGGGAAGCGCCGGGAATACCAGCCTTCACCACCCCCACCTTGCGAAGGGTGGGCCGCAAATGGCGCAAGACAGGGGCATCGGACGGCGGGCGGTTGTGTTCGGCCTGGCCGGGCTGGCGATGGGAATCGGGGCCTGGGTGTCCGTTGCCCAGATCAGCCAGGACGAGCTTTCCCCGCACCTCAATCCCGATCACGGTGTGCTGCGTATCAGCGAGACCTGGGCGCCCCGCGGAAGTTGCAGCCAGTGTCACGTCATGCACGTGACGGAGATGGACGAGTCTCCAACCGCGGGGGCGCTGTTCGCGGAGAATGCCAACGCGCTGTGTTATGCGGATGGTGCTGGCCCGTGTCATGTCTCCACGCCTTCCAACTACCCTGCCACGGAAACGTCGCGCATTCCCGCGGGATTCCCGCAGGCGGGCTACTTCGAGTACAACTCCGGCGGCTCCAAGATATGGGGCGTGAAGTACCGCAGCCGCTGGCCGGGGAGCATCGTATTCGACAACCCGGGCATGACGGGCTTCAGCTTCTTCTCTCCGCACCGCAACGATCCGGACATGCCGCGTCTGGACGCAACCGGTCTGGGCAGCTGCCTGAACTGCCACGACCCGCACGGCTCCGAGAACCCGTTCGACATGCTGGTGGCGCCGTACGGCGGTATCGGCGGATACGATGAGGCGGGATACCCGTCCCGCTACCAGCTCTGCTTCGACTGCCATTCCAACTTCGGCCCCGGGGGCATGGAGCCCACGGGCCGGTACATCGCCGACTATTACGACTCCACCATAAACGGAGACCACGCGGGGCATCAGATCAGGATGAATCCCCGCGTTGCCCTCTCCTGGCCGCCGCATGTCCGCATCGGGGACAAACTCCCGTGCTACGACTGCCATAACGCGCACGGCTCGCGCGGCTACAACAACCTGGGCCCGAATGCTTACGTCATCAGCGACGAGCGTGACGGCTGGTACGGTTTGACGAATACAAAGACGGATCCCACACAAAGCCGGCGCTTCTGCCTGGGCTGCCACATACCCTCGGATGGGATGCCTGGCTCACTCATTGTGGAAGGCATCGTCATGAACACGATTCCCCTGGAGAACGGTCACGCGTCCACCGACACGCAGGGCTGTTTCGAATGCCACGGGGCCGACTATTCGTCTCCGACGTCAAACAACGTTCACAATCCTGAAACGTGACCACGCGTCGCGTCCTCCTGCTCATGCTTGTCACTGCAGTCGGTGGCGCGGCCCTGTGCCGCGATGCGCGCGCCGGGGCCGATATCGGCGGGCGCTTCTGGCTCGCCTACCAGCAGTACAAGGATCCCATGGAGGAGCGCGAGTACTTCGTGCAGCACTACGAAGCCGTGCTGCGCGACAGGCTGTTCAGTTACAACGATTTGCGCCTGACATTCTACTTCGACAATTCGGACAACCTGGACAATGACCTGACGTATCGCCGCTACCGCGGACACCTTGATTTGACACACCGGTACTACACGTTTGGAATTCGATATGCCCCCCGGCAAACGGTGTCGGCCCTGGAACTCCAGCCCTCGCTGGAGGCGTACCGCAACCAGTGGTCGCTGGACATCCATGTGCCCGATACCCCCCGCCTGCGTTTCACCTACGATTCGCGTTCGCAGTACCTGAACGATGCGCGGACCGTGGACATTGATGACGTGAGGGCAAATATCAACTACCGGTACCGCCTGCTGGACCTGCGTGCCCACCGCTGGCACACGGAGAGCCGTAGCACCAACAGTCTCACAACGGACGTGACGGGGGCCGGAGCGAACGCGGTCAAGATGTTCGGCCCGTGGGTGTCGGCGTCGGCCGGCTGGGACTTCTCCCTGAGCGAGACCGACCGGGCAATTGGCCCCAAGACGACCACCACCAACAACACGTTCACCGGATCGCTCTCGTGGCGCTACCGGCGCCTCATGAACGCCCTCGCAGCCGGTTCGACACGATACCTGAACACCGAGCAGGTCACCGAGACGAAGAACCGGTACGACAATCTGAACCTGATTCTTTCATTTTTGCCAAGCCGTCATTTGCGCCCGGAAGTCAGCCAGACGTACATCATGACGGAGACCAACGGGAACCGCATCACCACCAACTACGCGTCGCTGCAGCTTCTGGCGGACGGGGAGGTGTGGCGCCGCACGTGGGGGCGCGCGCAGGTGACCCGGCGCGTGGACATCGACACTCAGGGTGGCGTGCTCCCCAACCATATCTACCAGGTCTCGGTCCGGTCCAATCTCTACCGCGGCATCGATTTTCGCGTGGAACTGAACAGCAACGAGTCTCTCTACGACCTGCCGGAACGCTTTCAGAACTCCTCGGTGCTGGAGATGTACCTCCTGCCCTGGCGGAGCGTGCTGATCACGCCGTACGTGCGATACCTGAACCGCAACGATGGAATCACCTTCCGTGGCAATGATCAGGCGATCTCGGGGCTCACGGCCACCTGGAGTCCCCGTTATCCGCGCATGAGCCTGGGTTTCGATGCCAACCGGTCGGAGCAGACCACCGGGCAGCGGCGCGTGGACACGGCGGGATCCGTGAACCTGTCCCTGTACCTGCGGGAGCGCTCGACGTTCAATGTCTCCTACGGGATTCGCGAAACCGACCGTTTTGGCGGCGGACCGGGTTCGCTGTCCGGCCTGAGCCGCGCGAACACGCTCAATGTGCAGGGCCAGGTGTGGCTGACGAGGCGCGGATCCCTCTCGATCGTATATACTGACGTCGACCGTGATCCGGACAACAACTCCGGCCAGTTTTCGGC
This region of Candidatus Krumholzibacteriia bacterium genomic DNA includes:
- a CDS encoding NHL repeat-containing protein; translation: MNNFSRTLQSHHCARALAIATAAVFALGGPVRAQDPAIDLDHGCIGWEPGSQFAHPQGIFFDTVRGECYVADTGNHQVVVCDENGIPRYRFTHYVPANGAMVPGEPKCIAVDQEGTIYLVDDASEDLAVLDPTGRLIETIVPPMDDCGMAESFEYVALGPDGVYASLSCPKRRVVVIGADLEISRVIQLAWKDPSERACITGIAIDSQGGIYVTDACASEMVQMYDANGGLFRAFGSHETGLENFSFASGIALAGDGNMWIVDTLRHVVSLFTPEGTRLATLGGKGLEPGAMQYPTSVATDGADRVFITERAGNRYQCFRVEGEVPGGELRNQDQLGMLLEEVGND
- a CDS encoding cytochrome c3 family protein codes for the protein MAQDRGIGRRAVVFGLAGLAMGIGAWVSVAQISQDELSPHLNPDHGVLRISETWAPRGSCSQCHVMHVTEMDESPTAGALFAENANALCYADGAGPCHVSTPSNYPATETSRIPAGFPQAGYFEYNSGGSKIWGVKYRSRWPGSIVFDNPGMTGFSFFSPHRNDPDMPRLDATGLGSCLNCHDPHGSENPFDMLVAPYGGIGGYDEAGYPSRYQLCFDCHSNFGPGGMEPTGRYIADYYDSTINGDHAGHQIRMNPRVALSWPPHVRIGDKLPCYDCHNAHGSRGYNNLGPNAYVISDERDGWYGLTNTKTDPTQSRRFCLGCHIPSDGMPGSLIVEGIVMNTIPLENGHASTDTQGCFECHGADYSSPTSNNVHNPET